From Parasteatoda tepidariorum isolate YZ-2023 chromosome 1, CAS_Ptep_4.0, whole genome shotgun sequence, one genomic window encodes:
- the LOC107436985 gene encoding uncharacterized protein encodes MDTSPYHQHQVSSGIIDYSNPLSKEQYSRKSSSTHSEESGFIRRDSKSGGSSSWRDSKTDQESSSTSRGEKDSKSSASMEEVLESLLAIPPVSRSSSPTSPRRSKYYVFAHETKRSQTQGSRMPQETIPIQGIQSQLEEKSPEGLSKTKSPSSQSTTIPQIRDPQWTADDARGLENIADDLGKMLDERLKSPPHFPSSSTTASKLLPPFSSPTDEMNHGSFCHSSSTSPLEDDVQSPTSMEVLVPEGEEPELSSIIEDDTKLEGDGKQKDGDHEHPPSHEHLLRQREQSHRPPLQRQSTLPSCSSADLLSQQPHDGLYANPFAGLQPGSYTRGMAEGSLRRPQSLCLVLLHLPCMFCARALAPPPQINSFSNGPARMTCVSEPTTPVRDMICPSSYEPGSCCGQPVNPVVLDNTYVPYLTNIDSNPGRRPSGTTTTEDKGTTQEASGGTPSKKKKPGRGIPDIYSSESHLKCHRPKCSKSLPTEEARVKFRTCANCYTYYCSRQCRKLHMSRHKDHCPQTRISNLCKQVLMKARDDPVSRRHLSLCAKRGLLSRGRGAVKLLFLNPEDALDYLVHGWESAKGQTLYVSRSDLLPQEMGADVFTQVRNFCDKYNPERKFILLAAITVANEIAAALEREVVVRGAKMHLSPSLPEDDVQTLILTITKTDPETGDPAQTTVEDRKNGLSVVVEQLAARGVDLEKLYPHTYRKILRFVNDNEPFTPISIFPTDERNGRVFMCIILPWADADIITNISTKGGLNKSSKRKWPL; translated from the exons ATGGACACTTCGCCGTATCACCAGCATCAGGTGTCCTCTGGTATCATTGATTATTCCAACCCACTTTCCAAAGAGCAGTACTCCAGGAAAAGTTCCTCAACCCATTCCGAAGAAAGTGGATTCATCAGGCGAGATTCAAAATCTGGCGGATCCAGCAGTTGGCGCGATTCTAAGACCGACCAAGAATCCAGCTCTACCAGTCGTGGCGAAAAAGATTCTAAATCTTCTGCGTCTATGGAGGAG GTCTTGGAATCACTCCTTGCAATTCCGCCGGTTTCTAGATCTTCAAGCCCTACTTCGCCACGTAGATCAAAATATTACGTGTTTGCACATGAGACAAAACGTTCTCAAACTCAAGGATCTCGAATGCCGCAAGAGACAATACCTATTCAGGGCATACAATCACAATTGGAGGAAAAGAGTCCAg AAGGCCTTAGCAAAACCAAATCACCGTCTTCCCAGTCAACCACCATCCCTCAAATCAGAGATCCCCAGTGGACAGCAGACGATGCACGTGGACTTGAAAACATCGCAGATGATCTTGGTAAGATGTTAGATGAGAGATTAAAATCCCCTCCACATTTTCCCAGTAGTTCTACCACAGCTTCTAAGCTTCTTCCTCCCTTTTCATCTCCTACGGACGAGATGAACCATGGTTCCTTCTGTCATAGCAGCTCAACCTCTCCTCTGGAAGATGACGTCCAGTCTCCGACAAGCATGGAAGTTCTAGTCCCAGAAGGAGAAGAGCCGGAATTGTCTTCCATCATCGAAG ATGATACTAAATTAGAAGGAGATGGCAAGCAAAAGGATGGTGACCATGAACACCCCCCTTCACACGAACATTTGCTTCGGCAGCGGGAACAATCACATCGCCCTCCACTTCAAAGACAGTCTACATTGCCCTCTTGTAGCAGCGCCGACCTTTTGTCTCAACAGCCTCATGATGGTTTGTACGCGAATCCGTTTGCAGGTTTGCAACCGGGCTCCTACACTCGAGGTATGGCGGAAGGCTCTCTTCGAAGACCTCAATCTCTTTGTCTTGTTCTTCTGCACCTGCCTTGCATGTTTTGTGCACGTGCCCTTGCACCACCCCCACAAATCAATTCCTTTAGCAATGGCCCCGCCCGTATGACATGTGTCTCCGAACCCACAACACCGGTCAGGGATATGATTTGTCCTTCCTCTTATGAGCCTGGTTCTTGTTGTGGCCAACCTGTGAATCCTGTTGTTCTTGACAACACATACGTTCCCTACTTGACTAATATTGATTCCAATCCAGGACGGAGACCGTCAGGGACAACTACCACAGAGGACAAAGGTACGACCCAGGAAGCAAGTGGTGGAACTCCATCGAAGAAGAAGAAACCTGGCCGTGGAATACCTGATATCTATTCCTCAGAAAGTCATCTAAAGTGCCATCGACCAAAATGCTCAAAGAGCTTGCCAACAGAAGAGGCTAGAGTTAAGTTCAGAACTTGCGCCAACTGTTATACATATTACTGCAGTCGACAGTGCCGTAAGCTTCATATGTCCCGCCATAAGGATCATTGCCCTCAAACACGCATCAGCAATCTATGTAAGCAAGTACTTATGAAGGCCAGAGACGATCCGGTATCTAGAAGACATTTGTCTTTGTGTGCCAAACGAGGATTACTTTCAAGAGGAAGGGGTGCTGTAAAGTTGCTCTTCCTTAACCCAGAAGATGCTCTTGACTATCTTGTTCATGGTTGGGAGAGTGCCAAAGGTCAGACCTTGTATGTTTCCAGATCAGACCTCTTACCTCAAGAAATGGGAGCAGATGTCTTCACACAAGTGAGGAACTTTTGCGACAAATACAATCCCGAGCGCAAGTTTATTCTTTTGGCGGCAATAACAGTTGCAAATGAAATTGCTGCAGCTTTGGAAAGAGAAGTTGTGGTGCGTGGAGCTAAGATGCACCTGTCACCCTCATTACCCGAGGATGACGTGCAAACATTAATACTAACCATCACCAAAACGGATCCCGAAACAGGGGATCCAGCTCAAACCACCGTGGAGGATCGAAAAAATGGTCTCAGTGTTGTTGTAGAACAATTAGCTGCCAGGGGAGTAGATCTAGAAAAGTTATATCCTCATACATACAGAAAGATTTTACGTTTTGTCAATGATAACGAGCCTTTTACGCCCATTAGTATATTTCCGACAGATGAAAGGAATGGTAGAGTATTCATGTGCATCATACTTCCATGGGCTGATGCAGACATTATCACAAATATTTCTACAAAAGGTGGACtgaataaaagttcaaaaagaaaatggcCTCTCTAG